A region from the uncultured Draconibacterium sp. genome encodes:
- the lpxD gene encoding UDP-3-O-(3-hydroxymyristoyl)glucosamine N-acyltransferase codes for MGENVTVGDDCILYPGAKIYDDCVIGNRCIIHSGAVIGSDGFGFAPQEDGTFKKIHQIGNTVLEDDVEIGANTTIDCGTMESTIIKKGVKLDNLIQIAHNVEVGENSVMAAQTGISGSTKIGKNCMFGGQVGLGGHITVGDNVTLGAQSGVVSNLKSNQTLLGSPAIDIKTAMRAYVLLKDLPEIRRDVLQLKKTINTDKKN; via the coding sequence GTGGGTGAGAATGTTACTGTTGGCGATGATTGCATTTTGTACCCGGGTGCTAAAATATACGACGACTGCGTAATTGGCAATCGCTGCATTATTCACTCAGGTGCCGTTATTGGGTCTGATGGTTTTGGTTTTGCCCCACAGGAAGACGGAACATTCAAAAAAATTCATCAGATTGGTAATACCGTTTTAGAAGACGATGTGGAAATTGGCGCCAATACCACAATTGATTGTGGAACGATGGAATCGACAATCATTAAAAAAGGCGTTAAACTCGACAACCTCATACAAATAGCACATAACGTTGAGGTTGGAGAAAACTCGGTAATGGCTGCACAAACCGGTATTTCAGGATCGACAAAAATTGGAAAAAACTGCATGTTTGGCGGACAGGTTGGATTAGGCGGACACATAACTGTTGGCGACAATGTAACGCTTGGCGCACAATCAGGAGTTGTATCAAATTTAAAAAGCAATCAAACTTTACTTGGTTCACCGGCTATCGATATAAAAACAGCCATGCGTGCTTATGTACTTTTAAAAGACCTGCCGGAAATTCGCCGCGATGTGCTCCAGCTGAAGAAAACAATCAATACAGACAAAAAAAATTAA
- the rimP gene encoding ribosome assembly cofactor RimP encodes MIDKQKILELVNERLDDQMFIVDITVSAGNDINVYIDGYNGVTIEQCISVSRNVEHNLDRDEEDFSLQVSSPGLTERFKVKQQYEKYTGKEIEVVTLENQKLEGVLLENSEEGIVLETSKREKVEGHKKKQLVVKKHNLKYDEIKSAKAVISFK; translated from the coding sequence ATGATAGATAAACAAAAGATATTGGAATTGGTGAATGAACGTCTTGATGATCAGATGTTTATTGTTGATATAACCGTGAGCGCCGGCAACGATATTAATGTTTATATTGATGGTTATAATGGAGTAACCATTGAACAGTGTATTTCTGTTAGCCGAAATGTGGAGCATAATCTCGATAGAGACGAGGAGGATTTTTCGTTGCAGGTTTCTTCTCCTGGGTTAACAGAACGTTTTAAAGTAAAGCAACAGTACGAAAAATACACCGGAAAAGAAATTGAGGTAGTAACTTTGGAAAACCAAAAACTGGAAGGTGTACTTTTAGAAAATAGTGAAGAAGGAATTGTGCTTGAAACCTCGAAACGAGAAAAAGTGGAGGGGCATAAGAAAAAGCAATTGGTGGTAAAAAAACATAATTTAAAATACGACGAAATAAAAAGTGCGAAAGCGGTTATTTCATTTAAATAA
- the queA gene encoding tRNA preQ1(34) S-adenosylmethionine ribosyltransferase-isomerase QueA translates to MKLSKFKYNLDPEKIALHPADNRDESKLMVLNRATRTIEHKLFKDLLDYFDDKDVMVFNDTKVFPARLYGNKEKTGAEIEVFLLRELNREQRLWDVLVDPARKIRIGNKLYFGDDDLLVAEVIDNTTSRGRTLRFLYDGPYDEFKQTLYGLGETPLPKFINRPVQPEDKDRYQTIFAKNEGAVAAPTAGLHFSRELLKRLEIRGVDFSYITLHVGLGNFRSVDVEDLTKHKMDSEQIWIKDEACEMVNTAKQNKRNVCAVGTTVMRTLESSVSTQGFLKPFEGWTNKFIFPPYEFSVANSMITNLHLPYSTLLMMVAAFGGYDFVMEAYETAIKEDYRFGTYGDAMLII, encoded by the coding sequence ATGAAGTTATCAAAATTCAAGTACAATTTAGATCCGGAGAAGATTGCCTTGCACCCTGCAGATAATCGCGACGAATCGAAACTTATGGTTTTAAACAGAGCAACACGAACAATTGAACACAAATTGTTTAAAGACCTGCTTGATTATTTTGATGATAAAGACGTAATGGTTTTTAACGATACAAAAGTATTTCCTGCCCGCCTTTATGGTAATAAAGAAAAAACCGGTGCGGAGATTGAAGTATTTCTTTTGCGCGAATTAAACCGTGAACAGCGTTTGTGGGACGTACTGGTTGACCCGGCCCGTAAAATCAGGATTGGAAACAAACTTTATTTTGGAGACGATGACCTTTTGGTAGCCGAGGTAATTGATAATACCACATCGCGCGGACGCACATTGCGTTTTCTTTACGACGGGCCCTACGACGAATTTAAACAAACGCTTTATGGCCTTGGAGAAACTCCGCTGCCAAAATTTATAAACCGCCCTGTTCAACCCGAAGACAAAGACCGCTACCAAACTATTTTCGCAAAGAATGAGGGAGCAGTTGCCGCTCCAACAGCGGGATTACACTTTAGTCGCGAATTGTTAAAACGTTTAGAAATCAGAGGTGTTGATTTTTCATACATTACCCTGCACGTTGGGTTAGGCAATTTCCGAAGCGTTGATGTAGAAGACCTTACCAAACACAAAATGGACTCGGAGCAGATTTGGATAAAAGACGAAGCCTGCGAAATGGTGAATACCGCAAAACAAAACAAACGCAATGTTTGTGCAGTTGGAACCACCGTTATGCGTACACTTGAAAGTTCAGTTTCTACTCAGGGCTTTTTAAAACCGTTTGAAGGATGGACCAATAAATTCATTTTCCCACCGTACGAATTTAGTGTTGCCAACAGCATGATTACTAACCTGCATTTACCCTACTCAACACTATTAATGATGGTTGCGGCTTTTGGTGGTTACGATTTTGTAATGGAAGCCTACGAAACGGCTATTAAAGAAGACTACCGTTTTGGAACCTACGGCGACGCCATGCTTATTATCTGA
- the truB gene encoding tRNA pseudouridine(55) synthase TruB encodes MPDFKKTYNFPGGEILLFDKELEWTSFDVVNKVRYILCQKLGIKKMKVGHAGTLDPLASGLVILCTGKATKKIEELQLGEKEYLATLKLGATTPSFDLETEEDKQYDYNHISREDFEKILPQFIGEIKQVPPVFSAVKVRGKRAFNYARNGEEVKLKAKSIVIKSIEIESFNLPEVKLRIVCGKGTYIRSLARDIGEALQCGAYLTGLKRTRIGNYKLEDAFNVNFFLENLILDETN; translated from the coding sequence ATGCCCGATTTCAAAAAAACATACAATTTCCCTGGTGGGGAAATTTTACTTTTCGATAAAGAATTGGAATGGACATCGTTTGATGTGGTGAATAAGGTTCGTTATATTTTGTGCCAGAAATTGGGTATTAAAAAAATGAAAGTGGGACATGCGGGTACCCTCGACCCCTTGGCAAGCGGCCTGGTTATTTTATGTACCGGAAAGGCCACAAAAAAGATTGAAGAACTGCAACTGGGGGAAAAAGAATACCTCGCAACTTTAAAGCTTGGTGCAACAACACCATCCTTTGATTTGGAAACAGAAGAAGACAAGCAATACGATTATAATCATATCAGCCGTGAAGACTTTGAAAAAATTCTTCCACAATTTATTGGAGAAATAAAACAGGTACCTCCGGTATTTTCAGCGGTAAAGGTGAGAGGCAAACGCGCTTTCAACTATGCACGAAATGGCGAAGAGGTAAAACTAAAAGCAAAAAGTATTGTTATAAAAAGCATTGAAATTGAATCGTTTAACCTGCCCGAGGTAAAATTACGTATTGTTTGTGGTAAAGGAACTTACATACGCTCGTTAGCCCGCGATATTGGAGAAGCATTACAATGTGGCGCTTACTTAACGGGATTAAAACGAACAAGAATTGGCAATTACAAGTTGGAAGACGCTTTTAACGTGAACTTTTTTTTAGAAAATTTAATTTTAGATGAAACCAATTGA
- a CDS encoding DUF3098 domain-containing protein, which translates to MAKKNKELKETGAFALGKENYKLMAIGFAVIVLGFILMAGGGSDDPNVFSEDIFSFRRITLAPILLLIGFAFEIYAIMKKPKDD; encoded by the coding sequence ATGGCAAAGAAAAATAAAGAGCTTAAAGAGACCGGAGCCTTTGCATTGGGCAAGGAAAACTATAAACTAATGGCAATAGGTTTTGCCGTAATTGTTCTTGGCTTTATACTAATGGCAGGAGGCGGCAGCGACGACCCGAACGTTTTTAGCGAAGATATTTTTAGTTTTCGAAGAATAACACTCGCCCCAATTTTACTACTAATTGGTTTTGCTTTTGAGATTTATGCCATTATGAAAAAACCCAAAGACGATTAA
- a CDS encoding HD domain-containing protein — protein sequence MQQIQLNKKKIINDPVLGFINLQSEIIFDLLEHPVFQRLRQIKQLGLSYLVFPGANHTRFEHAIGTVYLMRQAISVLRLKGHQISDDEAEAVTIAILLHDIGHAPFSHVLENTLVNISHEEISVMIMQELNNEFNGRLDLAIRIFTNTYKKHFLHQLVASQLDMDRLDYLSRDSFFTGVVEGTIGTDRIIKMLNVHNDQLVVDVKGIYSIEKFLISRRLMYWQVYLHKTVVAAEFLLINVLKRAKDLLIKGESLFVTPTLNIFLTNTFTPKDFQNNIQINGKGVLGWYTLLDDNDILISIKEWQNHSDPVLSKLSESITNRKLPRTKLHDKPLSASKEQKYLKQIEKNIIADPEMARYFLMTGLITNNAYNKNLENILVLYKDGTVKEINDASDINLSALGKTVKKYFVCYPKELDIY from the coding sequence GTGCAACAAATTCAATTAAATAAAAAGAAAATAATTAACGACCCGGTTCTGGGCTTTATCAACCTTCAGTCTGAAATTATATTTGATTTATTGGAGCATCCCGTATTTCAACGCTTACGGCAAATTAAACAGCTGGGCCTGTCATACCTTGTTTTTCCCGGTGCCAACCACACTCGTTTTGAGCATGCCATTGGCACGGTATATTTAATGCGCCAGGCCATTTCGGTTTTGCGTTTAAAAGGGCATCAGATAAGCGATGATGAAGCAGAAGCCGTTACCATTGCTATTTTGCTTCACGATATTGGTCATGCGCCTTTTTCTCATGTTCTTGAAAATACACTGGTAAATATTTCGCACGAAGAAATATCAGTGATGATAATGCAAGAGCTGAATAATGAATTTAATGGCCGGCTCGATCTGGCCATTCGCATTTTTACCAACACTTACAAAAAACACTTCCTGCACCAACTGGTTGCAAGCCAACTCGACATGGACAGACTTGACTACCTGAGCCGCGACAGTTTTTTTACCGGGGTAGTTGAGGGCACCATTGGTACCGACCGGATTATTAAAATGCTGAACGTACATAACGACCAGCTGGTAGTTGACGTAAAAGGAATTTATTCAATTGAAAAATTTCTGATTTCGCGTCGTCTAATGTACTGGCAGGTGTATTTGCATAAAACAGTTGTTGCCGCCGAGTTTCTGCTTATTAATGTTTTAAAACGCGCCAAAGATCTCCTGATTAAAGGAGAGTCGCTTTTTGTAACGCCCACTTTAAATATTTTCCTTACCAATACCTTTACTCCAAAAGATTTTCAAAACAATATTCAAATAAATGGGAAAGGCGTATTAGGCTGGTACACTTTGCTTGATGACAACGACATTCTGATATCCATAAAAGAATGGCAAAACCATAGCGACCCGGTACTCTCCAAATTATCGGAAAGTATTACCAACCGAAAATTACCGCGCACTAAACTGCACGACAAACCCCTTTCGGCAAGTAAAGAACAAAAGTACCTTAAACAGATTGAGAAAAACATTATTGCCGACCCGGAAATGGCCAGGTATTTTTTGATGACAGGCCTGATTACCAACAATGCCTACAATAAAAATTTAGAAAATATACTTGTACTATACAAAGACGGAACCGTAAAAGAAATAAACGATGCATCAGACATAAATCTCTCTGCACTGGGCAAAACCGTGAAGAAGTATTTTGTGTGTTATCCTAAAGAATTGGACATTTACTAG
- a CDS encoding undecaprenyl-diphosphate phosphatase has protein sequence MTEIQAFLLGLIQGLTEFLPVSSSGHLEIGHALLDIQDKNNLLFVLTVHVATVLSTLVVFRKDIMVLLKDLMAFEWNESTKYVAKLLFSSVPIIIVGLLFREKIESLFTGNLFFVGCMLMFTACLLALTQFVKKSDGKITFFKALIIGIAQTMATMPGISRSGATIATGLLLKAKKEDVARFSFLMVLIPILGAAVVDIMSGELNSAEVELLPLLIGFISAFISGLLACSWMIKIVKQGKLIYFAIYCALIGLIAIFAA, from the coding sequence ATGACAGAAATCCAGGCATTTCTTCTTGGCCTCATTCAGGGACTAACTGAGTTCCTTCCTGTTAGCTCCAGCGGACATCTTGAGATTGGCCACGCCCTCTTGGATATTCAGGATAAAAACAATTTACTTTTTGTACTAACGGTACATGTAGCCACCGTATTAAGCACACTGGTTGTTTTTAGAAAAGACATTATGGTGTTGCTAAAAGATTTAATGGCCTTTGAATGGAATGAATCGACAAAATATGTTGCGAAACTGTTGTTTTCATCGGTACCCATTATTATTGTTGGGCTGTTATTTCGCGAAAAAATTGAATCCTTATTCACCGGAAACCTTTTTTTTGTAGGCTGCATGTTAATGTTTACCGCATGTTTACTGGCTCTTACACAATTTGTAAAAAAGAGCGATGGTAAAATAACATTTTTCAAGGCCCTTATTATTGGTATTGCACAAACAATGGCAACCATGCCCGGCATTTCCCGAAGTGGAGCCACCATAGCCACAGGCTTATTATTAAAAGCAAAAAAAGAAGATGTTGCACGCTTTTCTTTTTTAATGGTTTTAATACCAATTCTCGGAGCAGCAGTTGTTGATATCATGTCAGGAGAACTTAATTCGGCCGAGGTTGAACTTTTACCCTTGCTCATTGGCTTTATTAGCGCTTTTATTTCCGGGCTACTGGCTTGCTCGTGGATGATTAAAATCGTAAAACAAGGTAAGTTAATTTATTTTGCAATTTATTGCGCTCTTATTGGCCTAATTGCTATCTTTGCAGCCTGA
- the infB gene encoding translation initiation factor IF-2 translates to MVAGKTTRLSKLARQFNVGIHTIVEFLHKKGYDIDSNPNTKVTQDAVQLLEMEYKTDITIKKESEKMNLKSQRPRKEVISMDKEEAEPVKEEPKTEPVAKKEVEKEPEEEVISKPEVKVTVLDKIDLDQINKPKKKPEQPKEDKPAAEKKEEKKEAPKSVEEKPVKAEAPVKEEVKPEKKVEKIKEETAPKVEKEVEKTPEAVEEKPKDKVLETEVPKVDEVKVVGKIDLSNMNQKTRPAKKTKEEREKERKERQKQRNAERQAKDNQSQQKTGGDDVIKARANRLSGPTVLGKIDLPEKKQESGGDQSNRKKRRKRIAKDTGKVSVDRQQQQGDRPRGKFQANKQQAGKKKRPLKKEINEEDVQKQIKDTLARLTTKGKSKKGAKHRRDKRAAANEKMQADMEQQMLDQNVLKVTEFVTVAELATMMSVGVNEIISSCMSLGLFVSINQRLDAETLSVVAEEFGYKVEFVSVEIQEAIEEEEDSPEDLKPRPPIVTVMGHVDHGKTSLLDYIRNTNVIAGEAGGITQHIGAYHVSLEDGRDITFLDTPGHEAFTAMRARGAQVTDIAIIIVAADDNVMPQTIEAINHAAAAGVPIVFAINKIDKPGANPEKIKEELANMNYLVEEWGGKYQSHDISAKNGIGIEDLLEKVLLEAEMLELKANADKKAQGTIIESELDRGRGYVSTLLVESGSLRVGDIIIAGQYYGHVKAMFNERNQKVDAVGPAQPAIILGLNGAPQAGDKFNVMESEREARNITNKREQLAREQGLRTQKHITLDEIGRRIAIGNFQELNLIVKGDVDGSIEALSDSLIKLSTEEIQINIIHKGVGQISESDIQLAAASEAIVVGFQVRPSLNARKLAEREQIDIRLYSIIYDAINEIKAAMEGMLSPDIKEEITGTVEVLETFKITKVGTVAGCIVRDGKVARNSKVRVIRDGIVIYSGLLGSLKRFKEDVKEVKNGYECGLNVENFNDIKVGDHVEAYHEVEVAKTL, encoded by the coding sequence ATGGTAGCAGGCAAAACAACACGACTTAGTAAATTGGCAAGGCAATTCAATGTAGGTATTCATACCATTGTTGAATTCTTGCACAAAAAAGGGTATGATATTGATTCAAATCCGAATACTAAAGTTACGCAAGATGCCGTGCAACTTCTTGAAATGGAATATAAGACAGATATTACCATCAAGAAAGAGTCGGAAAAAATGAACCTCAAAAGTCAGCGTCCCAGAAAAGAAGTAATTTCGATGGACAAAGAGGAGGCTGAGCCCGTAAAAGAAGAACCCAAGACGGAGCCTGTTGCTAAAAAAGAGGTAGAAAAAGAACCAGAGGAGGAGGTAATCTCAAAGCCAGAAGTAAAAGTTACGGTTCTTGATAAAATTGATTTAGACCAGATCAATAAACCGAAAAAGAAGCCGGAGCAACCAAAAGAAGATAAACCGGCAGCCGAAAAGAAAGAAGAGAAAAAAGAGGCCCCTAAATCGGTTGAAGAAAAGCCGGTAAAAGCTGAAGCTCCCGTAAAAGAAGAAGTAAAGCCTGAGAAAAAGGTTGAAAAAATAAAAGAAGAAACTGCTCCTAAAGTTGAAAAGGAAGTTGAAAAAACTCCCGAAGCAGTTGAAGAAAAACCAAAAGATAAAGTATTGGAAACTGAAGTTCCAAAGGTTGATGAGGTAAAAGTTGTGGGGAAAATTGATTTGAGTAACATGAATCAAAAAACCCGGCCTGCCAAAAAAACCAAGGAAGAGCGTGAAAAAGAGCGCAAGGAAAGACAAAAACAAAGAAACGCTGAGCGTCAGGCAAAAGATAATCAATCGCAGCAAAAAACAGGTGGCGATGATGTTATAAAAGCAAGAGCGAACAGGCTTAGTGGCCCAACTGTATTAGGAAAAATTGATTTGCCTGAGAAAAAGCAAGAAAGCGGCGGCGACCAAAGCAACCGAAAAAAACGTAGAAAACGTATTGCTAAAGACACCGGAAAAGTTAGTGTTGACAGACAACAACAACAAGGCGATCGTCCACGTGGTAAATTCCAGGCCAATAAACAACAAGCCGGTAAGAAAAAACGCCCGCTCAAAAAGGAGATTAACGAGGAGGATGTACAAAAGCAAATAAAAGATACGCTTGCACGCCTTACCACAAAAGGAAAGTCGAAAAAAGGTGCCAAGCACCGACGCGATAAACGTGCAGCTGCCAATGAAAAGATGCAGGCAGATATGGAACAGCAAATGCTGGACCAGAATGTATTGAAAGTAACCGAATTTGTTACTGTAGCTGAATTGGCAACCATGATGAGTGTTGGTGTAAACGAAATTATATCGTCGTGTATGTCGCTCGGATTGTTTGTGTCGATCAATCAGCGTCTTGATGCAGAAACACTTTCGGTAGTTGCCGAAGAATTTGGCTACAAAGTAGAATTTGTAAGTGTTGAGATTCAGGAAGCTATTGAGGAAGAAGAGGATAGCCCGGAAGATTTGAAGCCACGTCCGCCAATTGTAACGGTAATGGGGCATGTCGACCATGGTAAAACTTCGTTACTCGACTACATCCGGAATACCAACGTAATTGCCGGTGAGGCCGGAGGTATTACCCAGCATATTGGTGCTTACCATGTTAGTCTCGAAGACGGAAGAGATATCACTTTTCTTGATACACCGGGGCACGAAGCATTTACCGCAATGCGTGCACGTGGTGCACAGGTAACCGATATTGCAATTATTATTGTTGCTGCCGACGATAACGTGATGCCTCAAACCATTGAGGCAATTAACCACGCAGCCGCTGCAGGAGTACCTATTGTTTTTGCAATAAATAAAATTGATAAACCGGGAGCCAATCCCGAAAAGATAAAAGAAGAACTGGCCAATATGAATTACCTGGTTGAAGAGTGGGGGGGTAAATACCAGTCGCACGATATTTCAGCCAAAAATGGTATTGGTATCGAAGATCTTCTTGAAAAAGTTTTGCTCGAGGCTGAAATGCTTGAGCTGAAGGCCAATGCTGATAAAAAAGCACAAGGAACAATTATCGAATCGGAGCTTGACCGTGGTAGAGGTTATGTTTCTACCCTGTTGGTTGAAAGCGGATCGCTTCGTGTTGGAGATATTATTATTGCCGGTCAGTATTACGGCCACGTTAAAGCAATGTTTAACGAGCGTAACCAGAAAGTTGATGCTGTTGGCCCGGCACAGCCAGCCATTATCCTTGGATTAAATGGTGCTCCACAGGCAGGCGATAAGTTTAATGTGATGGAAAGTGAGCGCGAAGCTCGTAACATTACCAATAAGCGTGAACAGCTCGCCCGCGAACAGGGATTACGTACACAAAAGCACATTACACTTGACGAGATTGGTCGTCGTATCGCCATTGGTAACTTCCAGGAACTGAACCTGATTGTGAAAGGTGATGTGGACGGATCAATCGAAGCGCTGTCTGATTCGTTGATTAAACTGTCTACCGAAGAAATCCAAATCAATATCATTCACAAGGGGGTGGGTCAAATATCAGAATCCGATATTCAACTTGCTGCTGCATCAGAGGCTATTGTGGTTGGGTTCCAGGTTAGGCCATCGTTAAATGCCCGTAAACTGGCAGAACGCGAACAAATTGATATTCGTTTGTATTCGATAATTTACGATGCTATTAACGAAATAAAAGCCGCAATGGAAGGTATGCTTTCTCCGGATATTAAGGAGGAAATTACCGGAACGGTTGAGGTGCTGGAAACATTTAAGATTACGAAAGTGGGAACAGTTGCCGGTTGTATTGTACGCGATGGTAAGGTTGCCCGTAACTCAAAAGTTCGTGTAATTCGCGATGGAATTGTTATTTATTCCGGATTATTAGGTTCGCTGAAACGTTTTAAAGAAGACGTAAAAGAAGTGAAGAACGGGTATGAATGTGGTTTGAACGTCGAGAATTTTAACGACATAAAAGTTGGCGACCACGTGGAAGCTTACCACGAAGTTGAAGTTGCCAAAACTTTGTAA
- the nusA gene encoding transcription termination factor NusA produces the protein MENINLIDTFAEFKELKNIDRVTMMSVLEEVFRSVLIRQYGTDENFDVIINIDKGDFEIWRNREVVADDELEDPNLQITLSDALKIDEDYEVGEEVTDEVKLADFGRRAILNLRQNLASKILELEKDHIYGKYKNKIGDIVTGEVYQVWKKEILILDDESNELILPKSEQIPSDYFRKGDNVRAIVYKVELRNNNPLIILSRTAPAFLERLFELEIPEIFDGLITIKKIVRVPGERAKVAVESYDERIDPVGACVGMKGSRIHGIVRELRNENIDVINYSANLQLFIKRALNPAKINSIKIIEESKKAEVYLKPEEVSLAIGKGGLNIRLASQLTGYEIDVYREMEEDDEDVNLDEFADEIEGWVIDALKGIGCDTAKNVLNIPRSELIKRTDLEEETIDDVLKILSAEFE, from the coding sequence ATGGAAAATATTAACCTGATAGATACTTTTGCCGAATTTAAGGAGCTAAAAAACATTGACAGGGTTACAATGATGAGTGTGCTGGAGGAAGTATTCCGCAGCGTACTTATCCGTCAGTACGGAACGGACGAGAACTTTGATGTTATTATCAATATTGATAAAGGCGACTTTGAAATTTGGAGAAACCGCGAGGTAGTTGCCGATGATGAGCTGGAAGATCCGAATTTGCAGATTACATTAAGCGATGCCTTAAAAATTGACGAAGATTACGAAGTAGGTGAAGAAGTTACCGACGAGGTTAAACTGGCCGATTTCGGTCGTCGTGCAATTTTAAATTTGCGCCAAAATCTGGCCAGCAAAATATTAGAGCTGGAGAAAGATCATATTTACGGAAAATACAAAAATAAGATTGGCGACATTGTTACCGGTGAAGTATACCAGGTTTGGAAAAAGGAAATTCTTATTCTTGATGATGAGAGTAACGAATTGATTCTTCCAAAATCAGAACAAATACCTTCTGATTATTTCCGAAAAGGCGATAACGTTAGAGCTATTGTTTACAAAGTTGAATTACGAAATAATAATCCACTGATTATATTATCGCGTACAGCACCGGCTTTCCTTGAGCGACTGTTTGAGCTGGAAATTCCCGAAATTTTTGATGGACTGATTACCATTAAAAAAATTGTACGCGTACCCGGTGAACGCGCAAAAGTTGCTGTTGAATCATACGACGAGCGAATTGACCCGGTAGGAGCATGTGTTGGTATGAAAGGTTCGCGAATTCATGGTATTGTGCGTGAGTTACGTAATGAAAATATCGATGTAATTAATTACTCGGCAAACCTTCAGCTGTTTATTAAACGTGCATTAAATCCGGCAAAAATTAATTCAATTAAAATAATTGAAGAAAGTAAAAAAGCAGAGGTGTACTTAAAACCGGAAGAGGTATCGCTAGCCATTGGTAAGGGAGGACTAAATATCCGCCTGGCAAGTCAGCTTACAGGCTACGAGATTGACGTATACCGAGAGATGGAAGAAGACGATGAGGATGTAAACCTTGATGAGTTTGCAGATGAAATTGAAGGATGGGTAATTGATGCCTTAAAAGGAATCGGATGCGATACCGCCAAAAATGTATTGAATATCCCTCGATCTGAATTGATTAAAAGAACTGACCTCGAAGAAGAAACCATCGATGACGTTCTGAAAATCCTTAGTGCAGAGTTTGAATAA
- a CDS encoding LpxD N-terminal domain-containing protein: MDFKATDIASFLNGEIVGNADVKVSNVSKIEDGKPGTLAFLANPKYENYIYKTKASVVLVNKSFIPKEEIPATLIKVDDAYQAFASLLELYVQAKASMKQGVEQPSFIAETATVGDDAYVGAFAYIGKMPKLETMLKFTRRFMWVRMLLLAMIAFCTRVLKYTTTA, encoded by the coding sequence ATGGATTTTAAAGCTACAGACATTGCCTCCTTTCTTAACGGAGAAATAGTTGGCAATGCAGATGTAAAAGTTTCAAATGTTTCGAAAATAGAAGACGGGAAACCGGGTACGCTAGCCTTTCTGGCCAACCCAAAATACGAGAATTACATTTATAAAACCAAAGCCTCGGTTGTTCTGGTAAATAAAAGTTTTATTCCGAAAGAAGAAATTCCTGCCACTTTAATAAAAGTTGACGACGCCTATCAGGCGTTTGCTTCGCTACTCGAACTTTATGTACAAGCCAAAGCCAGCATGAAACAAGGAGTTGAACAACCCAGTTTTATTGCTGAAACCGCAACAGTTGGCGACGATGCTTATGTTGGCGCCTTTGCTTACATCGGAAAAATGCCAAAATTGGAAACAATGTTAAAATTTACCCGCAGGTTCATGTGGGTGAGAATGTTACTGTTGGCGATGATTGCATTTTGTACCCGGGTGCTAAAATATACGACGACTGCGTAA